aaaatttaaaaatcggAAAAGTAAAACCTGAAATATCTTAAATTTACTCAAATATATTTACCATCAAACTAGtgcaattttaaataaatttataatgtgTCAAGTGaattttatgaaataataataaagtaaattatGCATTTTCTATGCAGATGGAGACATATACACTTATtggatttaaatttgaaattaaggttttatttatatgtaaaaaataatttgtatttaaaaaatattttttataaaaaatgctttttaaaaaaaatttttttaatgaaatacttattttttattatttaattttaatttaaaaaataaaatttattaataaatttatatataaatgtcttgataaatattttaaaatatgaaaaatgattttatttttttaaaagtaaaaattattttcttggtttattttttttattagaaaaatatttttttaactaaattttttaaaaaaatgaaaaatattgttttaaaattttttttttaaacaaatagagcttattaaaacattttaaaaattttttttcagtcACGCTGTGAAGCAAGGGATTAATATGTCAGTGTGAGGGTTTCACAAGAAAAGCTTTCCTCATTAATTTGTCGCCAAGTCATATTAGTGATAAaaacaaattataaatatactATGTTTTCTTCAAGGGATTACttatacatatttaaaataatgaaatatttttttaagtaataaaaaaaattactaaaaatttaaaaacaagtaaaattataaattggtcttcatatttaaactaaaattttctttaattataaaaaatataaaagcttACCTTGTAGATAAATCCAATGAAGTTTGGAAGGTCATCCAAGCAGAGAGTTGTAAGTGGCGACTCAATCTCATCATCATTCACTTTGTTTCTGTAGAAAATTCCCTCTATCTTTTCGCACGACATTACAGTCATGCTGTGAAGTTGCCTCAACTCTCTAGCCATGGATAGtggaataaagtacttcaactCATCACATCCCCATATATCTACTTTTCTTAAATTGCTCAAGTATGAGAGGTGACTTTTTGGAGACTCTCGAATTCTCACTAGTGCATCAACACATTCATCTCGCTTCAAATCCGCAAAACTATTATCTTCTATCTCATTTacaattttcttcaaatttttcacTTCTTCCAAATACAAGACTTCAACTTTCCTCAACAAAACACATATCCCACTCCCTTTAATATCACTTGCATCTCCTTCAAGATACAATATATTCTCTGAATCTTTGTGAACAATATGAAGCTTTGGTTTGCCTACAAAAATGTGGAATCTTATTAAGTTTCTAAAGACTGAATCTTTAGGTGAAATGTAGGCATTTTCTACAGTAATATGCAATGCAGTTATAAGATGAGTCTCTAGCTCGCTGAGGCTTGCATTGTTTTTCTCTTCGTCTTCCTTCCATTCCCATTTCATCATATATCTAAGTGGAAGAAACAACTCTTCTAGTTTGGATAACCTTAATAATACATCTGGTGGAATGTAGCTAAGGTTCTCGACCCTGCGCAGGTTTAGCAACCTTAGATTTTTTAGTAATCCTATTTCTGCAGGCAGCTCTTTTAAATGATAACTACGAATTTGAAGTATTTCCAGTTTCACGAGAGCTCCAATTGTATGCATCTCGTTTAGCCTATCATTCCAAAGACATAAGGTTTGAAGATTCTTCAAGACATCAATTGATTGTGGCAGTGATGGGATACGGGAGGCTATAGATAGAACTTTGAGTCCTTTCATCCCTTCTAACACGTTGATTGGAAGGCTTTGTAACTGACAATCATGCCAAAGCTGTAAGAGTTCGAGGTTCGGACACTTCAAATGATCTTTAAGTTTTTTGATGTCTTCACACAGAAGTGAAATTGCAGTGCAATTTTTGTACCCATCATCATCTTGCCACTCTTTTATTCTAGCTTGACTTTGTAATGTGTGCCACTGCTTATTTCTTGAGGCAAGTGATATGGCTACATCACGGACAAGGTCATGCATTTTGACAGACTCGTTCCATTTGTCATCACCTTCAAGCAACAAATTTGATCCTTTGAGCATATCAATAAGCTTATAGATCCTATCTCTTCCTTCATGCACATATTCAACATCTTTAAACAGCCTTAGGCCCATTCCAAATTCAAGCAAATCTTCAACCGGAATATTGAAATCTTCAGGGAACAAGCTACAAAGCAAAAAACATGACTTGGCCTCTTCATCTTCCAAATAGTTGTAACTTAATTCAATTGCAGAAAACACATTTTTCTTCATTCCTGAGATATATTCCAGCTTAGAATTCTTTAGATGTCGAAGCACATCATTCCAAATgtgtttgtttttgttttttaatgccTTGGAAAGAGTTACAATGGCAATTGGTAAGCCTTCACATTCATTTACAATCTCCTTCACCGTGTCGAGTAAATCATGGCCAATTGAGTCGCCTGCTGTCTCTTTGAAAAGAACGAGAGCTTCTTCATCTTTCAAAACTTCCACTAGGAAATTTCTTTGACTTCCCAAACTAGAGCACACAAATTCATTTCGAGAAGTCAACACAATTTTGCATCCATTGCTCCTGCAACCTAAAGGAACTCCAATTTCTCCTAAACCATCCTCCTTCCAAACATCATCCAATATTAGAAGGATCCTCTTATCACAGTTGGTAAGCCTCTGATGCAGTTTGCTTGCTCTTACCACCTCACTTTCATCATTCTTGAGTTCCAATCCCAAGCAAGATGCAATTTCATCTTGGATCTTTCTGAAGTCAGGAGTATCAGACACGGCTACCATTGCAAACTCGTCAAACAATTTCTTTGTTGCCATGTTTTTCATAAGCTGCTTTACCATAGTGGTTTTACCGATACCACTCATTCCGCAAATCCCAATCACACAAAGATCGTCATTCTTTAAGGCCATCGAGATCTCATTTAGAATTGATTCCCTTGATTTAAAATTCTTGATGCGTTCATCACTGAACCATAATTCTATCTTTTGACAAGGATCAGGATAGGCAATTTCACCAAAATTCCTCGCTTCTTCGAGCAAAGCAAGCATATTTTCTGTCATCTTCTTAGCTTTTCTACTCAAGGAATAACGATTCAAACACTTGTTCATGTTCATTTCATTTTGAAGAAATTCTTTACTCCTCCTATCAATGCCATCTGCTTTCTCTTGCCAACGAATTACAGAATCAACAACCACCTGCAAGTTGCTTTTGGCGTTATTCACACGTAGCCCCACCTCAGTTCTCTTGTCATCCAGTTTCTGAAGCTCCTCTTTCAAATTCTCGATGTTATGTTTGTAGTAAATCAGATAATAAATCGGTCGCCAAATAGGAGCCACCAAGTTTTTAGCAATTTCACCAGCAATTGTACCTCCAATGGCAAGGAGAACCTCCATTTCTCTTGTTATATTTCTACAATAACCAAGtcctataattaatataattgcaCGACAAGAAAAGTAAAACACAGTTTAAATTAAACAATAGGTATATTAAAATCTTACAAAATCCAAGGATGGATTGCTAATAGATCTGCAAAGAGAAGTATTCACGTACACTAATCTGCAAAAGAAAATCAGCCAatcatttaaaaacattttattttcattgaatttgaacattaaaagcaacaaataaccaagaaaataaacactAGTTAAATAATAGCAAAGATCAAGAATATCATTGATCTCCAAATTAATAACCAGCGACTGAAATTAATCTTTAAAAATATGTTAATGAGAAGAAAGCcaattctttttatattttcttatccCTATTCCCTTTAAATTTCAGCACTTTTGTAGTTTAATATATCTTGTGTTGAAATTTATTACTTGAgatatttttgaattaaattgaagaATCAACTCCTTAATTTTCCTGATTTAAATTGTGATATCTTACTTACTGGTACTTGAGTTGAAGATTAATCGCGTATTTGCTAGGTTGCTTGCTTACATATTGCATATTTAGCTGAGCATACATCACAAACATAGTTCAATTTGGTAACATAGTTCAATTTGGTTTAGGACTGAGCACTTTTCAGTGCTAAccgaaaaaataaatcaaactaaataagttatatttgattttataattaaattggtGTGGTTGAATTAGTATTTtatagaatttttaattttcggtttaactttttttagtcaaaaattaaaaaatagaacgGAACTAAATTAGTAAAATACATTATTATATCGTATGTCGTAGTATATATATGTAATGTTTTTTTCAAGTCCCCTAACCTAATACTGTTTTTTTTACCACCGCTTGCTCCACTAattctctcttctcttttttattgcttcttcttccttttctatttTGGTGGTCttggtttaattattttttcttctttgcttTATACCATATTGGCAAAATCTCATACATATGAtggattttgataattttttgagATCTCAGTAATAGCATATTCAATATGAGCATCTTTCGAACAAGCAAAAGACAGGGAAGTCCATCATCGAGCAGTCGACTGGAAGTAGATAGGACTCATGAGTTGATTTAGAGCTAGTTCTTTTATTTTGTGGATTTACAGATGACTAGAGATCATCTGAAGAGATGCAATGAGATGCTATAATGGGtttcttctttaattatttCCTCCTTGTATTTCTTTAAAATCTACATTTTATTTTGTTGAAAAATTCCATGACGACATATTCAAAATCTATGATTCTAAAGCATGTGATATGCACTATTTTgcatttttaattattacttgGAATTGGATTGTTTGATTTTTATTGTTCctttgataaattcaaatgatattgaggttgtATATTTGCATCTCAGTTTGTTGAGAACTGAATacagactatatatataattggtaAAAGCCTCTTTAAATtccatatatatttttatttgttcacTTAAAcctctaataaattttttgatcTATCGAAGTCCCAAACTTATCGATAATGAACAATTAACTCAAAATGTCTATTTTTGTTATACCTTACTATTAGTCGTCTTTACTAATCACCTATTCACATTTCTCCTCATGTATAACGTAACTCCATTCTTAATCAATCTCCATTTCTACTTCCCATGGCAATCCTCTTTCTCTCTAAAACCATGATTATCAAGCAATCGATTCCTCTCTAAACGTCATTTTCATTCTCAattaaatctttgtttcctttaaaaatcttaattttctCTATAAATGACAATCCTCTCCTGCAATCccaaatttaatttcatcataTTGGAAGCGAACTGTCGACCAATGTTGATCAGACGTCCCGAGAGTATGACCTCTTAATGACCTGCACTAACCTGTCCGAAGTCTTGACGACCTGTTGACCTGTATCGACTTGTCTGATGTCTTGACGACCTATCGACCCATCTCGGTTTCAGGCTTGATTTGTATGTAaatatcttttctttccttcgTTGTCTTGTGCAGTATAGAAAGCTTAGTTTGTACAGCATAGGAAGTTTGGCTTGTATTGTATATGAAATTTTGTATTCTTGGATTTTCCTAAACAGGGATAAACCTAGTGTATATATTGTCACATTCTAGTCAATAAAAGGGGGCAAGAACTTTCATTCCCAAATTATGCGAGTCTTCGTTTTcacatggtattagagccatAGAGGTTAAAAAGGAACACAGGGAGAATTCAAGAACAATGAAAAACTCTTTCAATCCTTATACACTAAATTCCAATGACAACCTAGGCAATTTGATTATCCAAGTGAAGTCAAAAGGAGAAAATTACAAAGAATGGGCAAAGGCCATGCAGACTGCATTGAGAGCCAAAAAGAAATATGGATTTATTAATGGATCCGTCAAACAACCAGAGGACAATGCACCAGAACTCGAAGATTGGTGGATAGTTAACACTATGTTGTTTTCTTGGGTATTCAATACTATTGAACCAACACTTCTATCGACTATCTCTCCTACCGAAAAGGTGAAGAATTTGTGGGAAGATATTAAGTAGAGGTTCCCAATTAGAAATGGACCACGAATGCAGTAGTTGAGATCTGACCTAGCAAACTGTAGGAAGGATGGTCAATCAATTGTTTTCTATTTCGGTAAACTCAAAACCTTATGGGATGAGATTAATAACTATGATCAGATATCGAAATGTGCATGTGCAGGCTTCAAATGCAATCTTACCATGGAAATGGAACGAAAGCGTAAAGAAGAAAGAGTTCATTAGTTTCTAATGGACTTGGAAGAAGAAGGTTATGGTATTGTACAGTCCCATGTCTTGAGCACTGACCCTTTGTCTAATTTGTATCATACTTATGCTATGGTGGTTCAGCAATAGCGAGTGAGAACCGTGATGAGAAGCAAAGATGAACGGGACAAACCCATGAGTTTTGTAATTCAGGCTAGTGTTCGGAATCCAGAAGGGGATAAAGATAAAACTTCTATTTGCTCTCTTTGCAATTGAAAGGGTTATGACACTGAAATTTATTTTCAGTTAATAGGCTATCTAGAATGGTGGGGTGCTTGACCTCGTGGCAACTTAAGTGTGCGTGGCAGTACTAAAAAACATAAGACTGGAGGAGGATGTAACAAAAGAGGTGTTGTGCGTGCACACCCAGTGCAAGCAGCTGCAATTGATACCGGACAAAAAGCAATGATAGATGCATATTGAAAGGGGTTGAATGGACTAAATGATGAGCAATGGGCTGCTCTGCTAGGTATGTTAAACTCTCATCAGAATACTAATGAAAGGTTAACATGTAACTAAAGAAATTTTTCTTGGATTATTGACACAGGAGCCTCCCATCATATGACAGGAACTAAGGCTTTTCTAACTGACTTACATGACATTGCACCATGCTCGGTTGGATTGCCTAATGGGGAGAAAACGGTGGCAGTCAAAGAAAGAACCATGTTGCTTGGCGGGAATTTAAAATTACGACGAGTTCTTTTTTGTTCTCAATTTGAAATGCAATCTAATTTATGTCTCAGCTTCTTAATGATTCAAATTTGGTTATTCAACTCACTAACAAAATATATGCTATACAGGATCCAAATTCAAGGATTCTGATTGGAGTGGGTGAGCAACGAAAGGGGCTTTACTTTCCCAAAGGAGTCGCTTTAGTTCATGCTTGCAAGCTGACTAGTGGAGAAACCTTTGAGCTTTGGAATAATAAAATGGGACATCCGTCATTTAAGGCGATAGACTTGATTTCAGAAACTGATAGATTGGATAGACAACCTAATAAAACTTGTGAAGTTTACTTTCAAGCAAAACAAACGAGAAAGGCTTTCTTTTCTAGTAATAATAAAGCAACAGAATGTTTTGATTTGAGACATTGTGACTTGTGGGGACCCTATACAATTCCTGCTTCTTGTGGAGCTTGTTATTTCTTGACCATAGTTGATGATTATTCGCGTACTATATAGATTTATTTGTTCAATCATAAAAGTGATGGGACATGTGTTCTTAAGAAATTTATAGCCATGATCAAATGTTAATTTGACAAAAGTGTGAAAGTTGAAAGGAGTGATGTAGCTCCTGAGCAGTTAGGTAGGGGATGCAATAAAGAGGTCAGAAGGAGTGATGTAGCTCCTGAGCAGTTAGGTAGGGAATGCAATAAAAAGGTTAGAAGGAGTGATGTAACTCCCGAGCAGTCAAGAAGGGGATGCAATAAAGAGGTCGGAAGGAGTGATATAGCTTCTGAGCTGTTAGGAAGGGGACAATGAACTAAGCAGATTTCGATTCATTTAAAAGACTATGTGACTCACGCAATCAATGTAAGCCCCTCGCCGTACTCATCCTCTCCATTAGCTTCTTCTTCAGATACTCCTTACCCTATAGCATATTATGTGAGTTATGATAAATTCTCTACACAACATAGGTGTTTCTTGAGAGCTATCATTGCAGGACATGAATCCACCTCTTATATTGAAGCTTTTCAAGATGCCCGATGGAGAGAGGCCATGCGCACAAAAATTCAAGCTTTGGAGGACAATGGTACATAGACAGTCAAGCTTTACCTCCTGAGAAGCACACAATTGGCAGCAAATGGGTATACCAAATCAAGTATAATTCTAATGAAAGTATTGAACGATATAAGACATGACTGGTTATCTTGGGcaataaataagttaaaaacCTTTGCACCCACAACGAAAATGGGTACTGTGTGTACTCTTCTTGCAGTCGCAGCTGCCAAGAATTGAGAATTACATCAAATGGACGTCCATAATGATTTTTTACACGGTGACTTGCAGGAAGAAGTCTACATGAAAATGCCACTCTGCTTTGGCTCTTCCTCCTTTGGAAAAGTCTGTCACCTCCGCAAGTCTCTCTACGGTTTGTGCCAAGTTCCTCGTTGTTGGTTTGTGAAGCTGGCTACTTTTTTTACGAGCCTATGGATTTCAACAATTCTATTCAGATTACTCCTTGTTCATTTTTCATGTTGGATCGCTTCATTTGATTGTCCTTGTTAATGTTGATAATCTCATTATCGCAGACAATGATCTTTCTGCTGTTCAAAAATTCAAGGAGTACTTGAGCCGCTATTTCCACATGAAAGTCTTGGGAATCCTGAAATTCTTCTTAGGACTCGAGGTAACCCGCACCGCTGAAGGCCTTTTTCTGTGTCAACATAAGTATGCcttatatgtaattttttatgttGGTTTGTTGGGTTTCAAACTGACTGCCACCACTCTAGAACAAAATCATAAGCTGGCTTTTGCGAAGGATGCTGCCTTTGCTACTCCTACTTCCTATCGGCACTTGGTGAGTCATCTTATTTATCTCACCATTACTCAGCCTAAATTGTCCTACTGTGTGCATATTCTTGCGCAGTTCATGCATTGACTACTGCATATTCATTGGGAGGCTGCTCTCCGAGTAGTCCATTATCTCAAAGGCCAGCCCAGCCAAGGCATCTTGATGCTTGCCAATTTTAACTTTGCCTTGACCGCTTACTGTGACTCTGACTGGGCTAGTTACTCTTTGACTCGCAGGTCTCTCACTGGCTAGCCATCTTGTTCTTTTGGGTGGCTCTCTCATTTCTTGGAAGACTAAGAAGTAGTCGACTGTGTCCCACTCCTCTGTGAGGCTGAATACAGGTCCATGATCACTGCGCCTGTGAACTTAAATGGTTTAAAAGCCTCCTAATCTCTCTTAGAGTGTTTCATACTATGCCTATGCAATTATATTGTGATAGTCAAGCTGCTCTGCACATTACAGCTAATCTTGTCTATCACAAACGCATCAAACATATCGAAGTGGACTGCCACTTTATTCGCAATGAAATACTCAGTGGCAACATTCGCACGGCCGATGTTCGTAGTTCCATCCAGCCGACTGATATCTTCACCAAGGCCTTGGGCAACGAtcaatttcattttcttcttggCAAGTTGGGTATTCAGAACCTTCATGCTCCATCTTGAGGGGTTATTATAAGTGACCTGTCAACCAATGTCTACCAAACATCCTGAGAGTCCAACCTCTTAATGACCTGCATCGACCTATCCGAAGTCTTGATGATCTGTCGACCTCTACCGACTTGTCCGATATCTTGACGACCTATCGACCTATACTGACCTGTCCGATGTCTTAATGACCTATCTTTATGGTTTCAAGCTTGATTTATGTGTAaatatcttttctttccttctttttcttgtgTAGTATAGGAAGCTTAGTTTGTACAACATAGAAAGCTTGGCTTGTACTATATAGAAAGTTTTACATTATTGAGTTTTCCTAAATAAACGTAAACCTAGTGTATATATTGTTACATTCCTGTCAATGAAAGGGGATAAGAACTTTCATTCCCAAATTGTGCGAGTCTCCGTTTTCACACATCATCTTCACCAACAACTAATCAGTTCTCATCCTTAACCTCAATAACCATCAATATTTCCATTTGTGGCTATCATGATTATCAAGCCATCATTACTCGTTGCTCCCCTGACAGCGAGTGTATTGCCTTTGCTAGTGTCTTTAATATTATCAGAACGTGGAGGCTTATAATTATCATATCTTgaagaagaaattttttattttacctaATTG
This is a stretch of genomic DNA from Manihot esculenta cultivar AM560-2 chromosome 2, M.esculenta_v8, whole genome shotgun sequence. It encodes these proteins:
- the LOC110609536 gene encoding disease resistance protein At4g27190 isoform X3 codes for the protein MEVLLAIGGTIAGEIAKNLVAPIWRPIYYLIYYKHNIENLKEELQKLDDKRTEVGLRVNNAKSNLQVVVDSVIRWQEKADGIDRRSKEFLQNEMNMNKCLNRYSLSRKAKKMTENMLALLEEARNFGEIAYPDPCQKIELWFSDERIKNFKSRESILNEISMALKNDDLCVIGICGMSGIGKTTMVKQLMKNMATKKLFDEFAMVAVSDTPDFRKIQDEIASCLGLELKNDESEVVRASKLHQRLTNCDKRILLILDDVWKEDGLGEIGVPLGCRSNGCKIVLTSRNEFVCSSLGSQRNFLVEVLKDEEALVLFKETAGDSIGHDLLDTVKEIVNECEGLPIAIVTLSKALKNKNKHIWNDVLRHLKNSKLEYISGMKKNVFSAIELSYNYLEDEEAKSCFLLCSLFPEDFNIPVEDLLEFGMGLRLFKDVEYVHEGRDRIYKLIDMLKGSNLLLEGDDKWNESVKMHDLVRDVAISLASRNKQWHTLQSQARIKEWQDDDGYKNCTAISLLCEDIKKLKDHLKCPNLELLQLWHDCQLQSLPINVLEGMKGLKVLSIASRIPSLPQSIDVLKNLQTLCLWNDRLNEMHTIGALVKLEILQIRSYHLKELPAEIGLLKNLRLLNLRRVENLSYIPPDVLLRLSKLEELFLPLRYMMKWEWKEDEEKNNASLSELETHLITALHITVENAYISPKDSVFRNLIRFHIFVGKPKLHIVHKDSENILYLEGDASDIKGSGICVLLRKVEVLYLEEVKNLKKIVNEIEDNSFADLKRDECVDALVRIRESPKSHLSYLSNLRKVDIWGCDELKYFIPLSMARELRQLHSMTVMSCEKIEGIFYRNKVNDDEIESPLTTLCLDDLPNFIGFIYKDIEESSASEMNNRMEIVQSKTEPVEKISILFSSLWLRLSKLQNLTLNNCGLVKALFPPSVAQQFAQLKELNISACCKMEYIVAEAKEEEKNKGISKIAFPNLTKLDLCNLPELVAFFADNDISFELYSLVHLKIWSCPKLKTHYCETPDSSTLNKSYDQSELKVMFPTSSIAQSSLRRGKPKDVSKKKVSLIKNHRDPSVSNIDESCAFPSKLIQQLQNLKDLWIEGSDSVEVIFSFEGLINGVLNSVENIFLFDLPNLKHLWFKIPPEITAFQNLRELMVRECDNLINLFSICSAKLVGKLQSIRIRRCKRMEEIIGKEDEEISMQKIVFPQLRSLTLKDLPNLNSFCNTIYALEFPFLETLEFRKCKRMETFSYGSLSMPKLEKVMINGRWHQLMGSDPNLNAKMSELLKMNQYEVEVEAEFE
- the LOC110609536 gene encoding disease resistance protein At4g27190 isoform X1 translates to MEVLLAIGGTIAGEIAKNLVAPIWRPIYYLIYYKHNIENLKEELQKLDDKRTEVGLRVNNAKSNLQVVVDSVIRWQEKADGIDRRSKEFLQNEMNMNKCLNRYSLSRKAKKMTENMLALLEEARNFGEIAYPDPCQKIELWFSDERIKNFKSRESILNEISMALKNDDLCVIGICGMSGIGKTTMVKQLMKNMATKKLFDEFAMVAVSDTPDFRKIQDEIASCLGLELKNDESEVVRASKLHQRLTNCDKRILLILDDVWKEDGLGEIGVPLGCRSNGCKIVLTSRNEFVCSSLGSQRNFLVEVLKDEEALVLFKETAGDSIGHDLLDTVKEIVNECEGLPIAIVTLSKALKNKNKHIWNDVLRHLKNSKLEYISGMKKNVFSAIELSYNYLEDEEAKSCFLLCSLFPEDFNIPVEDLLEFGMGLRLFKDVEYVHEGRDRIYKLIDMLKGSNLLLEGDDKWNESVKMHDLVRDVAISLASRNKQWHTLQSQARIKEWQDDDGYKNCTAISLLCEDIKKLKDHLKCPNLELLQLWHDCQLQSLPINVLEGMKGLKVLSIASRIPSLPQSIDVLKNLQTLCLWNDRLNEMHTIGALVKLEILQIRSYHLKELPAEIGLLKNLRLLNLRRVENLSYIPPDVLLRLSKLEELFLPLRYMMKWEWKEDEEKNNASLSELETHLITALHITVENAYISPKDSVFRNLIRFHIFVGKPKLHIVHKDSENILYLEGDASDIKGSGICVLLRKVEVLYLEEVKNLKKIVNEIEDNSFADLKRDECVDALVRIRESPKSHLSYLSNLRKVDIWGCDELKYFIPLSMARELRQLHSMTVMSCEKIEGIFYRNKVNDDEIESPLTTLCLDDLPNFIGFIYKDIEESSASEMNNRMEIVQSKTEPVEKISILFSSLWLRLSKLQNLTLNNCGLVKALFPPSVAQQFAQLKELNISACCKMEYIVAEAKEEEKNKGISKIAFPNLTKLDLCNLPELVAFFADNDISFELYSLVHLKIWSCPKLKTHYCETPDSSTLNKSYDQSELKVMFPTSSIAQSSLRRGKPKDVSKKKDMEMEQPSTSQMKSAPMEMISTLFFLPSSPLLNLRELHIGDCDFQEADFPLSVAQQLVQLKELRIWSCEKMEYIVAKDKGRSKIVLFPSLTSLDLSHLPNLMGFCKDNNVSLEWSLLEKLWFCECRKMKTFCVSVPKSSTLSTSAEIDHLDTTFYATLISRKRKKQDNNFSKEVSLIKNHRDPSVSNIDESCAFPSKLIQQLQNLKDLWIEGSDSVEVIFSFEGLINGVLNSVENIFLFDLPNLKHLWFKIPPEITAFQNLRELMVRECDNLINLFSICSAKLVGKLQSIRIRRCKRMEEIIGKEDEEISMQKIVFPQLRSLTLKDLPNLNSFCNTIYALEFPFLETLEFRKCKRMETFSYGSLSMPKLEKVMINGRWHQLMGSDPNLNAKMSELLKMNQYEVEVEAEFE
- the LOC110609536 gene encoding disease resistance protein RPS2 isoform X2; the protein is MEVLLAIGGTIAGEIAKNLVAPIWRPIYYLIYYKHNIENLKEELQKLDDKRTEVGLRVNNAKSNLQVVVDSVIRWQEKADGIDRRSKEFLQNEMNMNKCLNRYSLSRKAKKMTENMLALLEEARNFGEIAYPDPCQKIELWFSDERIKNFKSRESILNEISMALKNDDLCVIGICGMSGIGKTTMVKQLMKNMATKKLFDEFAMVAVSDTPDFRKIQDEIASCLGLELKNDESEVVRASKLHQRLTNCDKRILLILDDVWKEDGLGEIGVPLGCRSNGCKIVLTSRNEFVCSSLGSQRNFLVEVLKDEEALVLFKETAGDSIGHDLLDTVKEIVNECEGLPIAIVTLSKALKNKNKHIWNDVLRHLKNSKLEYISGMKKNVFSAIELSYNYLEDEEAKSCFLLCSLFPEDFNIPVEDLLEFGMGLRLFKDVEYVHEGRDRIYKLIDMLKGSNLLLEGDDKWNESVKMHDLVRDVAISLASRNKQWHTLQSQARIKEWQDDDGYKNCTAISLLCEDIKKLKDHLKCPNLELLQLWHDCQLQSLPINVLEGMKGLKVLSIASRIPSLPQSIGALVKLEILQIRSYHLKELPAEIGLLKNLRLLNLRRVENLSYIPPDVLLRLSKLEELFLPLRYMMKWEWKEDEEKNNASLSELETHLITALHITVENAYISPKDSVFRNLIRFHIFVGKPKLHIVHKDSENILYLEGDASDIKGSGICVLLRKVEVLYLEEVKNLKKIVNEIEDNSFADLKRDECVDALVRIRESPKSHLSYLSNLRKVDIWGCDELKYFIPLSMARELRQLHSMTVMSCEKIEGIFYRNKVNDDEIESPLTTLCLDDLPNFIGFIYKDIEESSASEMNNRMEIVQSKTEPVEKISILFSSLWLRLSKLQNLTLNNCGLVKALFPPSVAQQFAQLKELNISACCKMEYIVAEAKEEEKNKGISKIAFPNLTKLDLCNLPELVAFFADNDISFELYSLVHLKIWSCPKLKTHYCETPDSSTLNKSYDQSELKVMFPTSSIAQSSLRRGKPKDVSKKKDMEMEQPSTSQMKSAPMEMISTLFFLPSSPLLNLRELHIGDCDFQEADFPLSVAQQLVQLKELRIWSCEKMEYIVAKDKGRSKIVLFPSLTSLDLSHLPNLMGFCKDNNVSLEWSLLEKLWFCECRKMKTFCVSVPKSSTLSTSAEIDHLDTTFYATLISRKRKKQDNNFSKEVSLIKNHRDPSVSNIDESCAFPSKLIQQLQNLKDLWIEGSDSVEVIFSFEGLINGVLNSVENIFLFDLPNLKHLWFKIPPEITAFQNLRELMVRECDNLINLFSICSAKLVGKLQSIRIRRCKRMEEIIGKEDEEISMQKIVFPQLRSLTLKDLPNLNSFCNTIYALEFPFLETLEFRKCKRMETFSYGSLSMPKLEKVMINGRWHQLMGSDPNLNAKMSELLKMNQYEVEVEAEFE